One Myxosarcina sp. GI1 genomic region harbors:
- a CDS encoding four helix bundle protein, whose product MEEQERGFETLEFYQDSLKLLKASYRLAETLPNYERYNLSNQLRRASCSILLNIAEGYGRYHYLERLRFLYIARGSLAETLSVFIIAQTLNYCTDAQLDWSRELKQKIEKKLNGYCRFIRNQQQGGSEYGKQYIPSSK is encoded by the coding sequence ATGGAAGAACAAGAGAGAGGTTTTGAAACTTTAGAGTTCTATCAAGACAGTTTAAAATTACTCAAGGCATCTTACAGATTAGCAGAAACTTTACCTAATTATGAACGTTACAATTTAAGCAATCAATTGCGCCGAGCCTCTTGTAGTATTTTACTAAATATAGCCGAAGGCTATGGACGCTATCATTATCTAGAGCGTTTACGTTTTTTATACATAGCACGAGGTTCATTAGCCGAAACCTTAAGTGTCTTTATCATTGCACAGACTCTTAACTATTGCACCGATGCACAACTAGATTGGAGTCGTGAGCTCAAACAAAAAATTGAAAAAAAACTCAATGGCTACTGTCGCTTCATTAGAAATCAACAACAAGGAGGCAGCGAATATGGTAAGCAATATATCCCATCATCAAAATGA
- a CDS encoding IS110 family transposase, with the protein MNNSSAKISYQGKKVFVGIDVHKKSYSVVAVVEGIVAKKWRTLASPDQLAEQLQRYFPGASIYTAYEAGFSGFVLHRVLTEAGIDNLVVNPGSIEVAVNNRVKTDKRDARKIATLLEAGRLPRIRVPSPQQEQERLLTRTRQQLVEERSAIKNRIRMKCHQMGLIDPNDNREMSHKLVEEMLAQSPSPEFTLVIKAYWSVWKSIETQIRKLEQKLKEQAKTDPNETIYRSAPGIGFLSARILSLELGNMSHFANERQLFSYTGLTPSEFSSGDTVRKGHITHQGNKRVRYILTEAAWTAIKKERHLKEFFERLYPRTGKKKAIVAVARKFIGRIRAAFRHQTTYQINPIISEVAQTG; encoded by the coding sequence ATGAACAACTCATCAGCAAAAATCTCTTATCAAGGAAAGAAAGTTTTTGTCGGCATTGATGTTCACAAAAAAAGCTATTCAGTCGTAGCCGTGGTGGAGGGCATCGTTGCTAAGAAATGGAGAACCCTAGCCAGTCCCGACCAACTAGCCGAACAGCTACAGCGGTATTTTCCTGGAGCGTCGATTTATACTGCCTATGAAGCAGGTTTTTCTGGGTTCGTGCTCCACAGAGTCCTGACTGAAGCGGGGATTGATAATCTTGTGGTCAATCCAGGTAGTATCGAGGTGGCAGTTAATAATCGGGTTAAAACCGATAAAAGAGATGCACGAAAAATAGCGACGCTACTCGAAGCAGGACGTTTACCCCGAATTCGAGTGCCTAGCCCGCAACAAGAACAGGAACGACTGTTAACTCGCACTCGACAACAATTAGTCGAAGAGCGCAGTGCGATTAAAAACCGAATTCGCATGAAGTGTCATCAAATGGGGCTAATTGACCCCAATGACAACAGAGAAATGAGTCATAAACTGGTAGAAGAAATGTTAGCTCAAAGTCCCAGTCCCGAATTTACCTTGGTAATTAAAGCTTATTGGTCGGTATGGAAAAGTATCGAAACTCAAATTCGCAAGCTGGAGCAAAAGTTAAAGGAGCAAGCCAAGACCGACCCCAATGAAACTATTTACCGTTCGGCTCCAGGCATCGGTTTTCTCTCAGCGCGGATTCTCTCTCTGGAGTTAGGAAATATGAGTCACTTTGCCAATGAGCGACAATTATTCAGCTACACGGGACTTACTCCCTCGGAGTTTTCTAGTGGTGACACAGTGAGAAAGGGACATATCACTCATCAAGGCAATAAGCGTGTCCGCTACATTCTCACTGAAGCTGCTTGGACAGCGATTAAAAAAGAGCGTCATTTAAAAGAATTTTTTGAGCGACTTTATCCCAGAACAGGCAAGAAAAAAGCGATTGTGGCCGTGGCCCGTAAATTTATTGGTCGGATTCGTGCTGCTTTCCGCCACCAGACAACCTATCAAATCAATCCGATCATTTCCGAGGTGGCTCAGACAGGATAA
- a CDS encoding type II toxin-antitoxin system PemK/MazF family toxin, which yields MVTTYIPNRGDIIKLSFSPQIGREQAGYRPALVISPQAYNRISHFVLACPITNTIKGWRFEVVLPQSMQTSGVVLTDQIRVLDWQARKAKFVESAEFSVIDEALAKISSLVR from the coding sequence GTGGTAACGACATACATTCCCAATCGTGGCGACATCATCAAACTATCATTCAGCCCCCAAATAGGTAGAGAACAGGCGGGATATCGACCTGCCTTAGTTATCTCTCCACAAGCCTATAACCGAATCTCTCACTTTGTCTTAGCTTGTCCGATTACCAACACAATTAAAGGTTGGCGTTTTGAGGTAGTCTTACCGCAGTCAATGCAAACTTCGGGGGTAGTTTTGACCGACCAAATTCGCGTCTTAGACTGGCAGGCACGAAAAGCTAAGTTTGTCGAATCAGCAGAATTCTCCGTTATCGATGAAGCTCTGGCTAAAATTTCTTCATTAGTTCGATAG
- a CDS encoding AbrB/MazE/SpoVT family DNA-binding domain-containing protein yields MNIKIAKWGNSLGIRIPKSIAEDNGLSDGDEIEIATEDNRIIITPQKPKYTLEQLLEGMGEEHLHSEIDWGEPVGREQW; encoded by the coding sequence ATGAATATCAAAATTGCTAAATGGGGTAACAGTTTGGGAATTAGAATTCCTAAGTCAATAGCCGAAGATAATGGTTTGAGCGATGGTGATGAAATTGAAATTGCCACCGAAGATAATCGCATCATAATTACCCCACAAAAACCGAAATACACTCTCGAACAGTTGTTAGAAGGAATGGGTGAAGAACATTTGCATTCGGAGATTGACTGGGGTGAACCTGTTGGTAGAGAACAGTGGTAA
- a CDS encoding metal ABC transporter solute-binding protein, Zn/Mn family: MSCLFTTHKIQFLKRSVITSISCFSAIAFSTVTTAQNNSSPKIVTTFLPIHLFTKAVVGDTGEVDILISPGMEVHDYQATPDDAKILSEADVLVENGLGIEEFLSGLVVNAGNSELQQIIASEGIEVIEEEHEEHEHEEEEHGHHHEGGDPHVWLDPVLAQQQVVTIRDGLIELDPSNADSYRTNADAYIQQLQQLDNEFQQRLAPVAGCNFITFHDAFTYLAQRYGLQQEAVVEIPEDSITPQDIQRVQQLANQYQVKALLTEPGIEDKRIQQISSDLNLPLEAIDPLEAGQTDPQYYFQAMRGNLEALERACQNK, translated from the coding sequence ATGTCTTGTTTATTTACAACTCATAAAATCCAATTCTTAAAACGCTCTGTAATTACCAGCATCAGTTGTTTTAGCGCGATCGCTTTTAGTACCGTTACCACTGCCCAAAACAATTCCAGTCCTAAAATAGTCACGACTTTCTTACCAATTCACTTATTTACCAAAGCTGTGGTGGGAGATACAGGAGAAGTAGATATTTTAATTTCTCCTGGTATGGAGGTACATGACTATCAAGCTACACCAGACGATGCCAAAATACTATCTGAGGCAGATGTGTTAGTAGAAAACGGGTTGGGTATTGAAGAGTTTTTATCGGGTTTAGTAGTTAATGCTGGTAATTCCGAACTTCAGCAAATTATAGCTAGTGAAGGAATAGAGGTAATAGAAGAAGAACATGAGGAACACGAACATGAAGAAGAAGAACATGGACACCATCATGAAGGGGGAGATCCTCACGTTTGGTTAGATCCAGTTCTAGCACAACAACAGGTAGTGACTATTAGAGATGGTTTAATCGAACTCGACCCCAGTAATGCAGATAGCTATCGTACCAATGCAGATGCTTATATTCAGCAACTACAACAGCTAGACAATGAATTTCAACAACGATTAGCACCAGTTGCAGGTTGCAATTTTATAACTTTTCACGATGCTTTTACCTATTTAGCACAACGTTACGGACTGCAACAAGAAGCGGTCGTAGAAATTCCTGAAGATAGCATTACTCCGCAAGATATCCAACGAGTACAACAACTAGCTAACCAATATCAAGTTAAAGCTTTACTCACCGAACCAGGAATTGAAGACAAACGCATCCAACAGATATCTAGTGACTTAAATCTACCCTTAGAAGCGATCGACCCTCTAGAGGCGGGGCAAACAGATCCGCAGTATTATTTTCAAGCTATGCGAGGAAATTTGGAGGCTTTAGAAAGAGCGTGTCAAAACAAGTAA
- a CDS encoding metal ABC transporter ATP-binding protein: MHQNLSVTQPIITVRNLSVMRGEYLAVDNVSFELLPGTHTAIIGPNGAGKSTLIKTILGLIEARSGEIRLFDGTGKQSKRLKQEVGYIPQKFSFDRTFPLTVLELVGLGLNRKQWWYSSKRKRERIYQALEQVHLTKQARQKIGTLSGGELKRVLLAYCLVVPRRLLVLDEALAGVDATGEIEFAILLNNLKQEHNWTILEVSHDLDLVSRYCDSVICLNRRLLYRGSPQTTLTSENLLQIYGSLVSPTCHHHEPSRRTESF; the protein is encoded by the coding sequence ATGCACCAAAATTTATCTGTTACCCAACCCATTATTACAGTTAGAAATCTATCGGTGATGCGTGGGGAATATTTAGCGGTAGATAATGTCTCTTTTGAATTATTGCCAGGTACTCATACGGCAATCATCGGTCCAAATGGTGCGGGAAAAAGTACCTTAATTAAAACTATTTTAGGCTTGATTGAAGCGCGATCGGGTGAAATTAGATTGTTTGATGGTACTGGCAAACAGTCAAAACGATTAAAGCAGGAAGTTGGCTATATTCCTCAAAAATTCTCCTTCGATCGCACTTTTCCCTTGACGGTATTGGAATTGGTGGGTTTGGGCTTAAATAGGAAACAGTGGTGGTACTCTAGTAAACGGAAACGAGAGAGGATTTACCAAGCTCTAGAACAAGTTCATTTAACCAAACAAGCCCGACAAAAAATCGGTACTCTTAGCGGAGGGGAATTAAAACGAGTGTTACTGGCTTATTGTTTGGTCGTTCCCCGTCGTCTTTTGGTTCTCGATGAAGCCTTAGCAGGGGTGGATGCTACGGGAGAAATAGAATTTGCTATTTTACTCAACAACCTCAAACAAGAACACAACTGGACGATTTTGGAAGTTTCCCATGATTTAGATTTAGTTAGTAGGTATTGCGACTCGGTAATCTGTTTGAACCGTCGTTTACTATATCGAGGCTCACCTCAAACTACTCTCACCTCAGAAAATCTCTTACAAATATACGGTTCTTTAGTTAGCCCTACCTGTCATCATCATGAACCTAGCAGACGTACTGAGTCTTTTTAG
- a CDS encoding metal ABC transporter permease gives MNLADVLSLFSLPFMQRAVLGGVLLGILGGILGSFLILRRLSLFGDTVGHSAMLGVVLAALLELPSTWTLIGFTVAFGLGVIYLIDRTDLGSDTVLCISLSGSIALGTIGFSYLKGYRGNLLSILFGDILAISNTDLILLLLLLGVTLAWLIISLPEQILLTLNTDLALVKGVPVRGHRYFFIVLLAITIALTIRAVGILLVNGFLVIPAASARLICQQFVPFLATAAGIGAMSGVIGMVISGAIDLPSGPSIILIQLLGFFAVVLWHRQG, from the coding sequence ATGAACCTAGCAGACGTACTGAGTCTTTTTAGTTTACCCTTTATGCAACGGGCGGTACTGGGTGGCGTACTGTTAGGGATATTAGGGGGAATTTTGGGCAGCTTTCTAATCCTGCGTCGTCTCTCTTTGTTTGGGGATACGGTGGGACATTCGGCAATGCTAGGAGTAGTTTTAGCTGCGTTATTAGAACTTCCTTCTACCTGGACGTTAATTGGTTTTACCGTCGCTTTTGGTTTGGGAGTAATTTATTTAATCGATAGAACCGATTTGGGTAGCGATACGGTTTTGTGTATTTCCCTATCGGGTTCGATCGCTTTAGGGACGATAGGCTTTAGTTATTTAAAAGGATATCGGGGTAATTTATTATCGATTTTATTTGGCGATATTCTAGCGATTAGTAATACTGATTTGATTTTATTGTTGTTGCTCTTAGGCGTAACGTTAGCGTGGTTGATTATCAGTTTACCAGAGCAAATATTACTCACTCTCAACACTGATTTAGCCTTAGTCAAAGGCGTACCCGTTCGCGGTCATCGCTATTTTTTTATCGTGCTTTTAGCAATTACTATTGCCTTAACTATTCGGGCAGTTGGTATTTTACTCGTTAACGGTTTTTTAGTTATTCCTGCTGCCTCTGCCAGATTAATTTGCCAGCAGTTTGTTCCGTTTCTAGCTACTGCTGCGGGAATAGGTGCAATGAGTGGGGTAATAGGTATGGTCATTTCTGGCGCGATCGATCTGCCTAGTGGTCCAAGTATTATTTTGATTCAGCTACTTGGGTTTTTTGCAGTAGTTTTATGGCATCGGCAGGGTTGA
- a CDS encoding WD40 repeat domain-containing protein encodes MFGVGTKGKVLFQPHWKDSLSEYVTAVAWSPDGLLAASSAAGEVVVWQDGNLLSLLPAGLVSVDCLAFSVDGKFLAAGGQDGKVRVWSIPPTPLKEQEVKLIATLDNAPSWVDKLAWSPTCNHLAFSLGPYVQIWDADSQTVITTLPFANSSVLDLAWRPNGESIAIAGNGGVKVWSTIDWDDDPYLIDMPSASIVTAWSGDSKYIASGNFDNTITVLEYGFPIPWVMRGFAGKISNLTWSQRGASDAPLLAASSVESIAVWKKEADDNDGWNANVLTLHERKVQALLFHPHSLLLASAADDGCLCLWRGAKQVGQILEGARGGFSCLAWSQDGKQLAAGGQDGELIVWSESKRGKGFG; translated from the coding sequence ATGTTTGGTGTAGGTACAAAAGGTAAAGTCTTATTTCAACCGCACTGGAAAGATAGTCTCTCAGAATACGTTACCGCAGTAGCTTGGTCGCCTGATGGTCTATTAGCTGCTAGTTCGGCTGCGGGGGAAGTGGTTGTATGGCAAGATGGCAACTTGCTTAGTTTATTACCTGCGGGTTTAGTATCGGTTGACTGTTTGGCTTTTTCCGTCGATGGTAAGTTTTTAGCTGCTGGGGGACAAGATGGCAAAGTTAGAGTTTGGTCAATCCCTCCTACTCCCCTTAAAGAACAGGAAGTGAAATTAATCGCTACCCTAGATAATGCCCCCTCATGGGTCGATAAACTGGCTTGGAGTCCTACTTGTAACCACTTAGCCTTTAGCTTGGGACCTTATGTACAAATCTGGGATGCAGATAGCCAAACAGTTATAACTACTCTACCCTTTGCTAACTCTTCTGTTTTAGATTTAGCTTGGCGACCAAATGGGGAAAGTATTGCGATCGCAGGTAATGGGGGAGTTAAAGTATGGTCTACTATAGATTGGGATGATGACCCCTATCTCATCGATATGCCCTCAGCTAGTATTGTTACGGCTTGGTCTGGGGACAGTAAATATATTGCTTCTGGTAATTTCGACAATACCATTACAGTTTTAGAATATGGTTTCCCAATTCCTTGGGTCATGCGAGGTTTTGCTGGCAAGATTTCTAATCTAACTTGGTCGCAAAGAGGAGCGAGTGATGCACCTTTGTTGGCAGCATCAAGTGTAGAAAGTATTGCCGTCTGGAAAAAAGAAGCTGATGATAACGATGGTTGGAATGCCAACGTTTTAACTTTACACGAGCGCAAAGTTCAAGCTCTACTGTTTCATCCTCACAGTTTATTACTAGCCTCTGCTGCTGATGATGGTTGCTTGTGCTTGTGGAGGGGAGCCAAACAAGTAGGGCAAATATTAGAAGGTGCTAGGGGCGGTTTTTCTTGTCTGGCTTGGAGTCAAGATGGCAAACAATTGGCTGCTGGCGGTCAGGATGGAGAGTTGATTGTTTGGTCGGAGTCTAAGCGGGGTAAAGGTTTTGGTTGA
- a CDS encoding GTP-binding protein codes for MVATSTNTVPVTVLTGYLGAGKTTLLNRILTYEHGKKVAVIVNEFGEVGIDNQLVIDADEEIFEMNNGCICCTVRGDLIRIIGNLMKRRNQFDHLVIETTGLADPAPVIQTFFVDEDMKDKIALDAVVTVVDAKHIQQHWEADEAQEQIAFADVILLNKTDLVSPQELEELESKIKTMNGMAKIYRTQNSELSMDSLLGVQAFDLDRALEIDPEFLDEAAHEHDETVKSFAIVESGELDGQKLNNWLSNLLQTKGVDIFRMKGILNVAGEEDRFVFQGVHMLFDGKPDRPWKEEETRKNELVFIGRNLDEVQLREDFKQCLV; via the coding sequence ATGGTAGCGACAAGCACTAACACCGTTCCCGTCACTGTACTAACTGGCTATCTAGGTGCGGGTAAAACCACCCTCCTCAATCGCATCCTCACCTACGAACACGGCAAGAAAGTAGCAGTCATCGTTAACGAGTTTGGAGAAGTGGGTATTGATAATCAACTGGTGATTGATGCCGATGAAGAAATCTTTGAGATGAATAACGGCTGTATTTGCTGTACAGTGAGGGGTGACTTGATTCGCATTATCGGCAACTTGATGAAGCGTCGCAATCAATTCGACCATTTGGTCATTGAAACTACTGGGTTAGCCGATCCCGCCCCTGTAATTCAAACCTTTTTTGTCGATGAAGATATGAAAGACAAGATTGCTTTAGATGCAGTGGTCACGGTAGTCGATGCCAAACATATCCAGCAACATTGGGAGGCGGATGAAGCACAGGAACAAATTGCTTTTGCCGATGTAATTCTCCTCAATAAAACCGATCTCGTATCTCCCCAAGAATTAGAAGAATTGGAAAGCAAAATCAAAACCATGAACGGGATGGCAAAAATCTATCGTACCCAAAATTCTGAACTATCAATGGATTCTTTATTAGGAGTACAGGCATTCGATCTAGATCGTGCTTTAGAAATTGACCCCGAATTTTTAGACGAAGCTGCCCACGAACATGACGAGACAGTAAAATCTTTTGCCATAGTAGAATCTGGAGAACTAGACGGACAAAAACTAAATAACTGGTTGAGTAACCTGCTACAAACTAAAGGGGTAGATATCTTCCGCATGAAAGGTATTTTAAATGTTGCAGGAGAAGAAGACCGTTTTGTCTTTCAGGGAGTACATATGCTGTTTGATGGAAAACCAGACCGCCCTTGGAAGGAAGAAGAAACCCGTAAGAATGAATTGGTGTTTATCGGTCGCAATCTAGATGAGGTACAACTGAGAGAGGACTTTAAACAATGTTTGGTGTAG
- a CDS encoding alpha/beta fold hydrolase, which translates to MTTTTNPTQLNSSIGGTKNFYNWNFLDKQYRVVYETIGEGNPVLLLPAFSTVSSRTEMKGIANILATQYQVTVLDWLGFGESQCPPVDYNPALFQQLLGDFVKSIFNSPITLIAAGHASGYALKFTQDNPDLIFQLILIAPTWQGPLRVMGLPDGVRNGVKNLVRSPVIGQGLYYLNTTPSFLRFMYKRHVYVDETKLTPEFIDQKHQITSKDGARYAPAAFVTGAIDPVTDREEFLQLLESGSIPVLIILAENAPPKSKAEMEAMAKLEQVQTVRLEGTLGIYEEYPEAVTEAMNNFL; encoded by the coding sequence ATGACGACAACAACTAATCCGACTCAACTCAACTCCAGTATTGGCGGGACCAAAAATTTTTACAACTGGAATTTTTTAGACAAACAATATCGAGTCGTTTACGAAACCATCGGAGAGGGAAACCCCGTACTGTTACTTCCAGCTTTTAGTACGGTTTCCAGTCGCACCGAGATGAAAGGTATTGCCAATATACTGGCTACACAATATCAAGTAACAGTTTTAGATTGGTTGGGATTTGGCGAGTCTCAATGTCCACCTGTCGATTACAATCCCGCATTATTTCAGCAGTTGTTGGGAGATTTTGTTAAATCTATTTTTAATAGCCCGATTACCCTCATTGCTGCGGGTCATGCTTCGGGATACGCTTTAAAATTTACACAGGATAACCCCGATCTAATTTTTCAACTAATTTTAATTGCTCCCACTTGGCAAGGACCATTGAGAGTTATGGGTTTACCCGATGGTGTCAGGAATGGAGTTAAAAATCTAGTGCGATCGCCTGTTATCGGACAGGGTTTATACTATCTCAACACTACCCCTTCCTTCCTTCGCTTCATGTATAAACGCCACGTATATGTGGATGAAACCAAACTAACCCCCGAATTTATCGACCAAAAACACCAAATCACTTCTAAAGATGGTGCGAGATATGCCCCTGCCGCTTTTGTTACTGGCGCGATCGATCCTGTAACTGATAGAGAGGAATTTTTGCAACTTTTAGAATCTGGATCGATACCCGTATTAATTATTCTGGCGGAAAATGCACCCCCGAAATCAAAAGCGGAAATGGAGGCGATGGCAAAGTTGGAACAAGTGCAAACAGTTCGATTAGAGGGAACTTTAGGTATTTATGAAGAGTATCCTGAAGCGGTGACAGAAGCGATGAACAATTTTCTTTAG
- a CDS encoding cation transporter: MAEHCCQHKAKELEKLQKRQSKVLWIILIINAVMFVVEFSGGIKAASLSLTGDSLDMLGDALVYGCSLYVIQKGKKAQARSAILKGGIMFLTAIAVFARATYQLFAQTVPTVSLMSEIGIFALLANLICFLLLIRHRDDNINMSSVWLCSRNDIIANTSVLLTAGLVFLTGSFLPDFILGLLLTVVFAQSAGKVLTQARAELV, from the coding sequence ATGGCAGAACATTGTTGTCAACACAAAGCCAAGGAATTAGAAAAGCTACAAAAACGCCAGAGTAAAGTGTTATGGATTATTTTGATAATCAATGCAGTGATGTTCGTGGTGGAATTTAGTGGGGGAATTAAGGCAGCCTCTTTATCCCTAACAGGTGATTCCTTAGATATGCTGGGGGATGCTTTAGTTTATGGCTGTAGCCTTTACGTTATTCAAAAAGGTAAAAAAGCTCAGGCGCGATCGGCAATACTCAAAGGCGGTATTATGTTTCTTACGGCGATCGCTGTATTTGCCAGAGCTACCTATCAATTGTTTGCTCAAACCGTCCCTACAGTTAGTTTAATGAGCGAGATTGGTATTTTTGCCCTACTCGCTAACTTAATCTGCTTTTTACTGTTGATTCGTCACCGTGACGACAATATCAATATGTCTTCAGTTTGGTTATGTTCCCGTAATGACATTATCGCTAATACTTCCGTGTTGCTAACTGCTGGATTAGTATTTCTAACTGGTTCGTTTTTGCCAGATTTCATTTTAGGACTATTACTCACTGTGGTTTTTGCCCAATCTGCGGGAAAAGTTCTTACTCAAGCAAGAGCAGAACTAGTTTAA
- a CDS encoding metalloregulator ArsR/SmtB family transcription factor codes for MPVSKTKTKADDLCQVRCFNTELVTQIRSTLPNEDTLEEMTVIFGALADRSRVKILYALRNGDELCVCDIAAMLNIKIATASHHLRKMRDLKLLKYRNDGKLAYYSLKDRRVTNILSYSLRELI; via the coding sequence ATACCCGTGAGTAAAACCAAAACCAAAGCAGACGATCTTTGTCAGGTAAGATGTTTCAACACCGAGTTAGTTACTCAAATTCGGTCTACTTTACCCAATGAAGATACTTTAGAGGAAATGACGGTTATCTTTGGTGCTTTAGCAGACCGCTCGCGGGTTAAGATACTTTATGCCCTCAGAAACGGCGATGAGCTTTGTGTCTGCGATATTGCAGCCATGTTAAATATTAAGATCGCTACCGCTTCCCATCATTTGCGGAAAATGCGAGATTTGAAATTACTTAAATACCGTAATGACGGCAAATTAGCTTATTATTCCCTAAAAGATCGTCGCGTAACCAATATTCTGAGCTATTCTTTGCGAGAGTTAATTTAG
- a CDS encoding FAD/NAD(P)-binding protein — protein MKLPNYIDSAIIGAGVQALTLTTHLLQKSAKHYRKFLVFDPSKTWMSQWQQQFAAQQIPYLRSPAVHHPDPNPHQLRTFAEHRHNELFPPYDRPGTKLFNDFCDEVIRRWKLTDKVYPAKVVRVLPIERASRSRFQLVLNTGETIITRRVVLATGSGKVQLPHWIEKITPNYPSDRFCHSQQVNLNQLKLTGERILIVGGGLTSGHLAKGAINQGATVTLMARKQLQSKIFDADPGWLGPKYLKDFHAETDWYVRYQQIQQARNGGSMTPEIMLQLRKASHEGKVRIDECCQVRDAQWQDNLWQVNCHDGSKHQFNRIWLATGTRFNVKEHPLLQNVLETYPTEIVNGLPILDEHLRLPKSNFFIMGGLAALQIGPVARNIGGGKMACQRIVPAIVKPSLAIG, from the coding sequence GTGAAATTACCCAACTATATTGATAGCGCGATTATTGGCGCAGGAGTTCAGGCTCTTACTTTAACCACCCACCTATTACAAAAAAGCGCGAAACACTATCGTAAATTCTTAGTTTTCGATCCCAGTAAAACCTGGATGAGTCAATGGCAGCAACAATTTGCAGCACAACAAATTCCTTATCTTCGTTCCCCTGCCGTCCATCATCCCGATCCTAACCCCCATCAACTAAGAACCTTTGCCGAACATAGGCATAACGAGTTATTTCCGCCCTACGATAGACCAGGAACAAAGTTATTTAATGATTTCTGTGATGAAGTAATTCGTCGTTGGAAGTTAACAGATAAGGTTTATCCCGCCAAAGTAGTTCGGGTTTTACCGATTGAACGTGCTTCTCGTTCTCGATTTCAATTGGTATTAAATACGGGAGAAACTATTATTACCCGAAGAGTGGTACTAGCTACGGGAAGTGGTAAAGTGCAGCTTCCTCATTGGATAGAAAAAATTACCCCAAATTACCCCTCAGATAGATTCTGTCATTCTCAACAGGTAAACTTAAATCAGCTTAAGTTAACAGGAGAAAGGATTTTAATTGTCGGTGGTGGTTTAACTAGCGGACATTTAGCCAAAGGTGCAATAAATCAGGGTGCGACTGTTACCTTGATGGCTAGAAAACAGTTACAGTCAAAAATCTTTGATGCCGATCCTGGTTGGTTAGGACCAAAATATCTCAAAGACTTTCATGCCGAAACCGATTGGTATGTTCGTTACCAGCAAATACAGCAAGCTCGTAATGGCGGTTCGATGACTCCCGAAATAATGTTGCAATTAAGAAAAGCATCTCATGAAGGCAAGGTGAGGATCGATGAATGCTGTCAAGTTAGGGATGCACAATGGCAAGATAATCTTTGGCAGGTTAATTGTCACGATGGGAGCAAACATCAGTTCAACCGTATCTGGTTAGCTACTGGAACGAGATTCAATGTTAAAGAGCATCCCTTATTACAAAACGTACTTGAGACTTATCCTACAGAGATAGTTAACGGTTTACCCATACTGGACGAACATTTACGTCTGCCTAAGTCCAACTTTTTTATTATGGGTGGTTTGGCTGCTTTGCAAATTGGTCCTGTTGCCAGAAACATTGGCGGTGGAAAAATGGCTTGTCAACGTATCGTACCAGCAATTGTTAAACCCAGTTTGGCGATTGGATGA